GAACATAGTTGTTAGTTAGAGCTTGCCAGCTTGATAGGAGAGTACTTTTAACTGACCACAGTAGCAGATGTTTCTTTTCTGATATTTAAATATCTTGGTGAACAAGCGCCATGTCCACTGAGTGCTTGGACCTGGTCTGTTAGACTGAGCAGGCCTAAGGGGTCTGACACCGTTGCTCTTGTCACGTGCTGCCTCCGTTCCACAGTTCTCCTTCCCTGAGTTTACATAGCCAGATGAGCACCGGCTGGTGGGGCCACAACGTGACAAGAGTCAGGTCTTCTCACAGGGCCATCTGCTTCTTCTCAGAGCAGCCAAGGCTTGAGTAGGCTGTTCTTCCAAGATAGAAGAATGAGACAGTGCTGAGCAGTGGCTATGGGTAGCCATGGTGTCCTTCTGGGCCCTAAGCTCTTCTGGATGAGGGCCTTGCTTCTGCAGTCCCAGTGCCTCAGCATAGTGACTGCTTCCTCTCATTAAGCTGGCGGAGtactgtagcaggctttcttttgggccaccaaccagctcccaaataaagacgtGGAgactattagttatgaatgcttggctttattttatatttgtcccactagctcttataacttaatttacctgtttctcttcatctagattttgccttgggacttttctttcattctttatgtcttacTTTGCCTGCTCCTTCCATGCCTggcttgctgtttgctggctggCCTCTGcgtctctttttttcccttgttctttcctctttcattctctcaagcctagattcttcctccttattctctctgcctgccagccccgcctatccctctcctgcctagctattcgccatccagctttttattaaaccaatcaggtaccttaggcaacacacctttacataattaaacaaatgtaatacatctttgcctagttaaagtaatattccgcaACATGAACAGATGTAATGcatctttacatagctaaagtaatattccactggAGTTCAGCGTGCAGCCTTTCTTTACCTACATGACAGCCcatacctgtttgtttgtttttcagaatcCTTACCTCTTTGTCACGATGAGGATGAGCCTAAGCATGCTAAATACTCTACCTTGATGAATCcctagaaaacattttaataaccAACTCTGTCCTgcgctttttattttattccttcacTTTTCTGTTAATGCTACTGGCTTCTCTTGTTTCCATCTGCCTTCATCTCCATTCCACAGTGGTGAAAGAGATGAGTTTCCCCTGCCCAGGAGTGAGTTAGCTCCTTACTGATCACAATCCCTTGTCCTCCTAGCCCTTGTTCCCCCAACTGATGGCTTCCCTTCTCTGCAGTCTGTGTGTCTGCACTTACCCTAGTGATCCTAGGTCCTCTTCAGTggctgccttctctttctcttccagtcGGTGTTGAGTTTCTTATTCTCTTCCTGTGGTCACCAGTCAGCTGCTTTCCTTCTAAACTGCTCTAGCAGAATACACTCACACTTTGTTAAAACAAAAgcccttgggctttttttttttcttccccgggacagggtttctttgtagttttggaacttactctatagaccaggttggcctcaacctcaaagaggtccgcctgcttctgctgggattaaaggcgtgcaccaccgccacctggcTGGCCTTGGAAATTTTGAAGTCCCTCCTGTGTTCCATTCCCTGTCTTATTGGACAGCACTGTTCATTTCTTTGAAGCAACACTCTTGCGGTTCTCCCGCCTGTGGCACCCTCTGCCCTTCTCTGGTTGGTTTTCCTCTGCGTGCGTTTCTGAGAGCATTCAGTCGGTCTCTTGTCCCACTGTGGCCCAGTGTAGTTCCAGTGTCAGGTGTTCTTGAATCCTTAAATCAGCCTAGATGTGCACACCTGGACATGCATGTCCCACAGTGGTGAAACTCAGTTTTTCTCATCTTAActcacacctacacacactcTCTCCTGAGGATGTCATCTTAGTGAGTAAGCCCCTTTAGTTATCCTTAGATTTACCTTGCACCCTCTTTCTACCCCTTTTCAGTTAATTGGCACATCTTGCTAATTCTGTCCGAGATTTGCCAGCCCCTTTTCTCATTCCTATGGACTCTACTTCTGAAGCAGTGTGTTTTCCTAACCTACCCCTTGCTGGTCTGTTACTACCACAAGTGCACCCAAATAAATAAGGTAGTCACATTAGAGTCCTGGAATACAAGTTTTTCCCATGGTTCCTGGTTAACTGTGTCCCTTTACCTCATCTACCCCTAGCCCATATAAGCATTTTGTAATTTCTCTCTCCTATGAtacatatcatttttatttttcctagaaAATGCCTCTGTTCCTGGCTTTCTGGTTAATTCTCTCTGCTGTCATATCTAGGTATGGTCCCTCATTAGTGAACTCTTGTCGCACCTCTGCCGTCTTTGTATTAGCTCTACTCCCCAACCCTGCCACACTCTGTACCAACCTCCATAGAGTTCTAGCAACTCTGGTAGACCATTAACTCCCTGAGGATGGTTACTGAGCACTGGGAAAGAACAAAGGGATTGGCATtagtaaaggtttttttttttttgtgtgtgtgtgtgtgtgtgtgtgtgtgtgtgtgtgtgtgtaagaatgaGGAGATTTTTGATGAGTTTAACGAGGTAGCTCTGGCTAACCTGagactatgtaaaccaggctggctttgaactcacagagatctgcttctctctgcctcctgagtgttaggattaaaaggCGTGTACTACATGTCTGGCTGAGGAGAGCTTTTAACAGAAGTTACTGAGTCATCCATGGCCTTGCCCCCAGCAGACAGGCCCAGAGAGCCACATGGTAACTGGTGAAACCTCTGCTTTCCCCGAGGAAATTGTAGTTAAAGGCATTTTTACAGTGCAGGTAGAAGCCGCTAGTATTTGTTGAGTGTTGTATTTTCCTGTAATGTGTCAGAGGACAAATATGAAGTGTAGAAAGGGTGTGACCTGTTAGAGGTGGACAGCATGGCCCTCAGGCAGCAGAGCAGGGCGGAATGTGTACCCTGTCTGTACACACTCAGACATAGCAACATGTGATTTAAAGAATTGTGGAACTCCCTTTTAGAGAAATGCTACTCATGGCCTGTCAACAAAGAACTGGGCTTTCacgctgggtgtgatggtgcacttGACTAGTGGATGCCGGAAGATTAGGAGTTTCAGGACATCTTAGCCTATGTAGTTTAAGGACAGTCTAGGCTGCTTGAGACCTTACCtttaaacaaaacccacaaaaactcatttattttaacttatgaTGCATGTGTGACATGTTCTTTATCACTATGTCATGTGTACTATGAATTTGCAGTAAGGCATAATTTGATCTCTCTTCCTTGGTAACTTAGAGGTTCAGATAATCGATAGAGATGGGAACAAATGGTTTTGATGTGTGCAAGACGTCTTGAGTCTTGATTATTCAGCAGCCCTTACTAAGCTACCTGTGTGACAACCTGAGTACTGTCACATCCCCTTTTCTCATGGAGTCAGGTCAGGGAGTCAGGTGTTAGTCCAGCATACTTACAGAGGAAAATGACCTATGTCACAAGTGTGTCAGAGGCCATGTTAGAAAACTTAAAAAGCTTGAAAGAAGTCAAGTGTTGTTTCCCTACTacccggcagctcagacctgaaataatcacacagaaactatattatttaaaacactgcttggcccattagctctagcttcttattggctaacacttatattttaatttaacccatttctagtaatctgtgtatcgccacacaactgtggcttaccaggtaaagttcccagtgtctgtctccggaggggctacatggcttctctctgactctgccttccttctcccagcattcagtttagttttccccacctagctaagttctgccctgctataggtccaaagcagtttctttatccattaatggtaatcacagcatacagaagggactcccacatcagtcaagtCTAAACTTGTACTCTTGGGGCTTGGAGCATTCCCTTCCCTGCTTGTACCCTGTTCTGTTCTTCCATATAATGACCAGCGTTGGACTGATTTGCCTCTTAGTTCCTTCCAATTTGCTGTCTTTGAACTATGAAAATGCCGTTGTTAAAAAGAGACAATGCAGGAAGtatcctcgtgtgtgtgtgtgtgtgtgtgtgtgtgtgtgtgtgtgttattgaaTAACAACACTAGATGACTCATCTGTCATCTCTGAGCCAAGAGCTCAGCTCAGAATGTCCACAGCTGACTTCTTACTCTGCTGTCTGCTGCACTCTTGTCTCCCAGCAGTGCTTGGGGTTAGTAGATCTCACTGTCATCAGGTCATTCTGATGTTTGAGAGGCTGgatcctttttgttttctgtgaactTAAAAAAACATTCTCTTTTGTCCTCAATACCTAAATTTGGTATGTGTGATGGGAATAAATGTAACATTCCTTATTAAAGAATCCACCATTGTTGCTTGCCCAGTGCTGCTAGGATCCAGTATAGACAATAGGAAATAGTCCCTGCTTTAGATGAGCTAAAgtttgagagaagaaaataaatggtcAGTGTAGCAAACTGTTAGAAGTGCTTCCATGGGGCAGCTTACAACCTCCTGGAGCTCCAGCTCCAAGGTTTCTGataaccctcttctggcctctgcagttgTGGCtctcacagagacacatacacacaaataagaacAGTGCACCCATAGAGGTTTGGATGAGCAGGACTGTGGAGTAAGAGTCTTTGTATAGGCTGGTGGGAAGGGAAAGTCAGGATGGCCTGATGTAAGGAGAAGACCTTGGATTTAGAGTCAGAAGACCTGGATTCTTACAGTCTCTAATGTTACCTGTACACTTCTTTGAGCTTGTTTGGTTTATATGCTATTTTTTGAGAGAGGACCTTTCTGTATTGTCTAGGCTCACGTTATCCCTCCTCATCTGTCTCAACTAGGTAGGTGGCTGGAGCTGCAGATAGATATATGTCACTGCATCTGGCTTGCCCATTTATAGTGCACACACTCTGGTCAGTGTGTGTGACAGAGTTCTGTCTGAGCCTCAGGGCAAGGTGATGCCCTTGAACAAAGTAGGTGTTAAACTAGTTGTAATTGTAAGGTAAGGTGAactttagggctggagagctggctctgagattaagagcactggctgctctctagaagtcctgagttcaattcccagcacattaATGACGGATTGCTTATTACAGATGACTTATAACCATCCATGATGAactctggtgccctctcctggtgtgCAGGTATAAATGTACATAAttgataaatcttttttttttaaaaaaaagaatgaattttaaTGAAGTGAGATTTCAGATTAAAGAAGTCCTAACTTCTTTACCTTACAAAGCCTTATACCAGCCTGGCAGCGCACTTTGCTCGGGTGGTACACTAACTGTGGTGGTAGAAGAGGTGGCAAGCCTCCATGGCCCCTGAAGCTGTGACCTCATACTCAGCAGGTGTGGAGATGTGTCCTGCCTTACCTGTGCCTGCAGGGATAAAACTTCAGTAATGGTCCATCCTCACTCTTACCTCTTCCTCTCCTATACCAGATTTTACCATGTGGGCATCCTGCTGCAACTGGTTCTGCTTGGATGGACAGCCTGAAGAGGCCCCACCACCACAGGGAGCCAGGGCCCAAGCCTATTCCAACCCTGGATAcagctccttcccctcccccatgggttCGGAACCAAGCTGCAAATCCTGTGGGGTCCACTTTGCAAGCACAACCCGAAAGGTAAGTGTCATTGCGCTGTGACCTCAGCACCTCAGGCCAGCCACCTAGCTCCCCCCTGTGTGATGCTGGGGTCCCATGCCTGTCGTACTCATAGAATGTACAAGTGAAGGCAAAGCATCTCAGCATAGACTTGGAGCAGCCGCCCCCACACAGCCAGCAGCTTCAGTGCTCACCATTTATATATACCTCTGCCCCAGCTGTGAAGTGCCCTGttctagtgctgggaataaaatgaGGCTAAGTGTGCCCAGCACCGTGTTGGAAACAGGGCAGGTGTTGATTCTGTTAGCTGTTGCATACAAGGCCTGACTGCAGATTAACCTTGTCCTCATTATCAAAAGCCTTTCAGAGCTTCCTGAGAGACAAGGAAACCCTAGCAGAGGGACCGGAGCCCACTCACTGGCATAGACACCATGTGCAATAGGCTGCACTGGGGTATGGCTGTTCCTTTACTGTGCCCTCAGACAGTACATGTCCTGTAGAACGAGAGGTTGGTAGCCTGCAATGGCTAGGAGGGTTTGAGGATGAGATGGTGACAGTGGGAAACCAGGGGAAATAACCCTTTTGTCCTTTCTACTGTATGAGAGGAACTGTTGAAGTTTTAGGCTAGGAGGGTGAAATACACCTGGTGTGGTGAGTTCGAGGTCACCTGAGCTATGtaatgaaaccctgtttcaagcaacaacaaaaattttgacattttggcctggagagatgactcagcagttaagagcactggctgctcttcagaggacctgggttcaattcccagcatccatatgacagcttacaactgttcagttccagggaatctgacactttcacaccagtgcacataagataaagctaattttttttttttaaatttagaccTTTAATTTTACTAAGacttttgacttttgttttgggattttgttgtttttgagaaagggtcttagtTTGCTAGCCTCTGCCTCACTGTGTTAATctaactggtctcaaactcagggtaatcctgcctcagcctcccaagtgctgagattacagctatGCCACTATTCcttgcttagattttttttttccctttgtttcatttatgttttcgatacagggttttcctatgtagctctggctgtcctggaactcgctttgtagaccaggctggcctccagctcacagagatctgcctccctagtactgggattaaaaacatgtgccaccagtgcccaactagtatagatttttgtttgtttcatttaatcCCCACAGTAACTATTTTAGTTTTAGAAAACACCAAATCCTGTTTTACATTTGACAAAGTGTtagagtttaaaaagaaagtggggtggtggtggtgcacaaagagtcaggtggatccctgagttcagaGCAAGttgcaaggctacacagagaaatcctggagaaagagagagagagagagagagatagagagatagagatagagagagagagagagagagagagagagagagagagagagagaagagagaagagagattgaTTGATTTAAGTAAAAACACAGTACCTCAAACAGTACCTCACTATCACATGGTTAAGTACTAGAAtcaggcatcaaactcagatctcAGACTTTACACAGAGCATCAAGTTCAAGATGACAGGTAACAGGCTTAGGttcttgggagcatggggatgacTAAaattgcccttctcccccattgaAAATAAGTGCAAAAATCTAGCtggtggccgggcggtggtggcgcacgcctttaatcccagcactcgggaggcagaggcaggcggatctctgtgagttcgaggccagcctggtctacagagctagttccaggacaggctccaaagccacagagaaaccctgtctcgaaaaaccaaataataaaaaaaaaaaaaaaaaaaaaaaaaaaatctagctggtGTCTGGTCAGGCAGACAGGGATGAAGAGCTTGCAGTGGGACAGACAGGTCTAGGCAGAGTACAGCTTGTAGTCAGACGAGGAAAGCCACCATGGCCTGAAGCATTCCATCAGGGGGTCCCGGTTTGGATGATGAAAGATAATATTGGTACAATATTTTCTTGCTCTAAATTATGAATTAATTTAGTGTGATTTACAGTGAATTTTGTGAATATTAAGGATGTTTTCTGCTGCAAGTAtacttttaaaatagcttttttaGAAGTAGTTGAATTGCCCATGGATCCtaccattgttttttgtttgtttgtttgttcatctcTCATTGTGGTCAGTATTTTCTACATGCTCACTGGGTTCAAAGCACAGACAACAGCCAAGACTTGTAGAGAGAATACAAGTAAGGTATGTCCCCTTCATCCTTCAGGTTCCCAGTCCTGGAGAGAAGGGGCAGGCCACAAGCAACTATCCCGTCTGTACTGGTAATGCCTACCTACGGTGTTGCAGTGGTCctaacagagtgagttctggtgCCCAGCTTCTTGAGCTGGACCGGTATGAGGTAGTGGAGGAGGCTGTATTAGGTTGGAGCTTGGGCATAGTATTCAGATGTAGAGCAGAAGTGGGTTTTTTTGGGGTGTGTTGAGAAGACCTGTGATGGACTAGGGGGAGCATCTGCCTTACGACGTTTTATATAAATGATCTCTGATATTTTAACAGTTAGAAGCCAGCAGGATGAAAATGTGGACCTGTGCAGTGCTAGGGAATTTGGTTGAGGATGCACCGGGGAAGTAAGGACAGCCTGGTGAAGGGGAAAAAGCCAAGGCATGTTCCTTGGCCAAGGCTGGCTGCTGGGTAACTCTTGTTTCAGTACAGGCCCAGAACCtcttctgagtcatctttcttgCTATTTTGTTACTCTGGATTGATCTGTTGGTTAGAATTTACTCACATCTTTCCTTTGCGTTCTTCCCTTGTTTGCTGAGAGCCCGCTGCCTTTCTTTGTTGTCTCCCACCACTGCACTGCAAGCTGTTAGCCTCAAGTGCTTCCCTCCTCCTTTAGAGCTGTTCAGAGGTAGGCTTCAGAGTCCCTGGCTGGCAGGGGTAGCAGAAACTCGGTTGTCATCCTTGCCTTCTGATCTTGCATCTAGAAGCTACATACgtttgaagaagagagagatttGGATTTGGCTGATTGAACAACACAGGTTTTATAATTATATTGAGCTCAGTCTTGTCAAACTGCATTGACTTTCGTACTACTCCACATGACACTGCAGCCTCTTCATTGTTAGCCAGGCATCAGGATTGAACCCCAAATACTCAGGGCTCCCATTTTCCACTTGCATGACTGCTCTTTGCTGGTGTGGCCACATGTTCTTTTCAATCTCTGCATAGCTTCTTGTCTGGTTTAAGCTGAGTAGAGAAGGAAACTGGTTGTGTCTTCTTGCTTGCCTGGACTGTGTGGATGACATGTAGACAAACACTACGTGGGCTCTTCAACCCCACCCAAAGATTGCCCTCATCCTGCCTCTGAGAATGGGTCTCAGTTGTTTTTGGAGCTGAATAGCTTTCCATATTGAGAACAAAGGAAGCAGGAACATGGGAGCTAATGTAACATTTAAGGGAACGTGAAATGGAAAGTTGCTGCTAACGTCTTAAAAAGGTGCCCTTGAGTAGCTGGCTCTCCAGGTGTTGAGGATTGAGCTCTTGGGAGAGTGACTTATCATTGGCTGAGCAGAGCTCAGTCAAATGTCACTGTAACTTGCACAGCCTGCAGATTGAGCACCCTTGGTGTGCCGTCTGTGACTGTGGGAAGAGCTGCACCAGGCAGTGCCAGCTTGTGAGTCAGTCACACTTGTCTCTAAACTGAGACACTGTGTGCTTTCATAAAGGAGAGAAGCTAGCATCCCAATCCCTCGTCCTATCCAAATATTTATCTGGAAGTGATCTCGTGTACCACCTACTTCCCGGCCATTGCAGGGACACCTGTGAACAGTCTCTGTGGAGAGGGTACTGACTAATCCTGGCTGGACGTTAGTATCTGACCTTGAATATAGTACTTGATCTCCCAATTATTGGTTTCTCTCTTTGTAAATTGGGGAGGAACACTAATACTTACTTTTTAAGGAGATTTGAGAATGAAATGATAAGCCAGGTCTTACTGTAGCATTATaatactttcttttccttttcttttctttcctttttcttttctttttctttctttctttctttctttctttttttttttttttgagacagggtttctctttgtagaccaggcttttttgaaactcaagagatccttctgcctctgcctcccaagtgctgggtttaaaggcatgcgccgccaccaaTGCCTAGCGCATCACAGTAAATTCTGTTGACACCAGTATTCACAATGGCTGTTAGCTGGCTATGGTAACATTGCCGTAATCTGTAATGTTTGAgccgtagtgagaccctgtctcaaaaacaaaggctgcttggacagtggtggtgcaggcctttaatcccagtactctggaggcagaggcaggcagatctctgagttcaaggccaagttggtctacagagtaaattccaggatagccaggctacacagagaaacactgtcttgaaaaacaacaacaacaacaaattaaacaaacaaaaaaatcccaaagattaaagatgtggctcagtggcggGGTGCTTACCTAACTTGCaaaagggcctgggttcaatgtCAAGCACTGAAAAACAAGACAGATAGGAGCTGaaccccagctcctccccttaGGACCCATTATGTCTCGGGTTTGCCTCAGTGCATTATTCTGCATCTCCACAATGACCTGTTTTCACTGCTTTTTACAGGTAGAGAAACGGAGTGCATGAGAGGCCAATGTAACATACCTATACTCTGAATGGTATTTGAAATGGAGACTTGAATAAAAAGACAGAgcttttttattctaaatatggTGTCACTATTGATTAAAAATCACATAagctgctgggcggtggtgacatatgcctttagtcccagcacttggaggcgaaggcagaggcaggccgatctctgagttcaagggcagcctggcctatagagtggagttataggacagccagggatacacaaagaaatcctttctggAAAAAAACCCAACTAACAAAACTTCCATAAGccataaatgaaaaattataagtGTAAATGATTATATATGCATAGTGTATAAATGTCAGGTGTCCTGTTGGTGGGTACAGCACAGGTGGTCTGCCACCTCCAAGTGGCCTTTAATCTGAAAACTGCCGTGTGGCTCACACTTTGGATATACGGAACAGTTGAGTAGAGCAGGAGCTACGGGAGGAGGTCCTGCTGACCCTGGTGGCCTTGTTCTTCCGAGCTgacattttcctctctgtctcttgcttAAGCAGCAGACCTGCTTGGACTGTAAGAAAAATTTCTGCATGACTTGTTCAAGCCAAGAGGGGAATGGTCcacgcctctgcctcctctgcctgcgGTTCCGAGCCACAGCCTTCCAGCGGGAGGAACTGATGAAGATGAAGGTGAAGGACCTGAGGGACTATCTCAGCCTCCACGACATCTCTACTGAAATGTGCcgggagaaagaagagctggtGTTTCTGGTGCTTGGCCAGCAGCCTGTGATCTCTGAGGCGAACAGGACTCATGTTCCCACGCTGACCCAGGACTTCCCTGAGCAGCAGGCCTTCCTGACCCAGCTTCACGCCAGCACAGTGCCTCCTACCTCACCtggcctcccttcttcccctgcaCAAGCCACCTCTGTTCCCCTAGCCCCAGCTCAGGAAAACCAGGTAGGGACCTGCCTGCAGTCTCTTCATCTCTGTGGCTGATCCAGGGCTCATTTTCCTCTCCTATTGCATTGTGGGAATGGTGTGAAGCCTTTTCTGCCTGTTGGTTCTGAAAGTGGTGTTTCCTGGTCATTAGGCTCATGTTTTGACTTCGGGGATGGTAGACCTGGTACCATGTTTTTGTGGATTTCATTTGTAATACCTTAATACCCTagttagacttaaaaaaaaattcattgctCCAGAAATACTTTGAAGAAAGTCACAATTACTTCTCTAGTTTATTTCAAATTTGCCCTCCAGCTTACTGCCCTTTTGACTGGTCTGTCCTGactgggcagggaggggagaaatgGGAAGCCCTGCGAAGGGGCCTTGCTACTGCCCTGGTCACAGTGTGGGAGCTGTTTAATGGTGAGCCGGGAGGGGCAGGCTGACCATGCAGTCTGTAGTACGCAGGGGAAGCCCGCAAAAGAGGAGCTGAGCATGACACCCACTCTTGGGTTTGTCAGGAGTGTTGGTGTCACCCAGATCTACAGAAGTCCCTCACCAATGCTGCAAGCTACAGGGCATGGGTACTGTGAGATTAGGACCTTGATCAGGACTCTATATCCAGtgatttcttcctccccttccctcccttcctctttcctttctcttcctccccctcctcccttccctccacctcttttcagggtttctctgtgtaacagccctggctgacctgaaatttGCTtcttagactaggctggcctcaaattctcagagatccccctgcctctgcctcctaagtgctgggattagtggcgtgcactaccacgcccagttgttttttgtttatttttgctgttaaGCATGCTGGGCAAAGGGCTCTCCCAGTGAGCTATACCACCAACCCCACAATTATCTTGTCTCTGACTCCTTGGGGTACACTTTGAGCCTAGAACAATGGAAGAGACCCCTTTGGGCTCGCTAGGTTGCAGAGAGGCTCAACTACCATATATATCTATGGAGTTCTGCTGAGGAGGGGCAGCTCCTCTCCCGCAGATGACATGGAAGGCTGTGCCTCTTGTCTATGGTCAGCTTCTTTGCCAGGACTGGCGCTTATTCCGCCCTTAACACATATAAAGGCCGACATGAAAGCAGCTGGTCATTAATGCTTTCTTAAGCTCTGGCTCCTGGTCTGTGGGGAGGTTTTACCTCTTGCTGCTATACATCTCTTTTTTGCTTGGATTTTTAGAGCACTCAAGTCTTTGTGTAGTGAACAAGGAGAGGAATCAGAGTAAGTATTTTTTCCATGAAGAACCTTCATACAAGTCAGGTATGGCGCTGCAtaccttaatcctagcacttgggagatggaggcacacGGATCGGGCTCGCCTCttttacagagggagttcaaggcatgagattctgtctcaaaagaggaaggggagagttgGAGAATGAACAGACCTTCAGGAGATTTTCAGTGTAATATGATAAACTTACCATTTTGTCACTAACCAGAATTTTTTTTACACCAACAGGCATACAGTGTATTGTGTGTTATTGGGTACTTTTCCACTTGAGATTTTAGAGAACTTTAGTTAGTGTCAGTTTACTTCTGTTCTGGTGATACCTGAACTTTGTAAACAGGAGAAACAGGCATGGGGAAGTTGGGCAAGGCTGTGGTGTAGCAAGCAAGGATGCAAATCTTACAGTTCTAGCTCTAGCCTACCAGGGTTCTGTATTTGCTAGGGAAGGAAGTGTGTGTGCAATAAACACAATAGTGGACAGATAGATACTGGTCGTAGGTTTTTATTTACCCAGTAGGCAAACTGGGAAGATATTTGCAGTATGAATTCCAGGTGCTCTTTCTAGGGAATAGAAGACATTCAAAAACTATGTACTCAGGAACA
The Microtus pennsylvanicus isolate mMicPen1 chromosome 11, mMicPen1.hap1, whole genome shotgun sequence genome window above contains:
- the Rffl gene encoding E3 ubiquitin-protein ligase rififylin isoform X1, with translation MWASCCNWFCLDGQPEEAPPPQGARAQAYSNPGYSSFPSPMGSEPSCKSCGVHFASTTRKQQTCLDCKKNFCMTCSSQEGNGPRLCLLCLRFRATAFQREELMKMKVKDLRDYLSLHDISTEMCREKEELVFLVLGQQPVISEANRTHVPTLTQDFPEQQAFLTQLHASTVPPTSPGLPSSPAQATSVPLAPAQENQATGHVSQDHEEPVFLESTARVPTEDETQSIGSEDSFVPGRRASLSDLTHLEDIESLTVRQLKEILARNFVNYKGCCEKWELMERVTRLYKDQKGLQHLVSGDDNQNGGAVPSGLEENLCKICMDSPIDCVLLECGHMVTCTKCGKRMNECPICRQYVIRAVHVFRS
- the Rffl gene encoding E3 ubiquitin-protein ligase rififylin isoform X3; its protein translation is MWASCCNWFCLDGQPEEAPPPQGARAQAYSNPGYSSFPSPMGSEPSCKSCGVHFASTTRKQQTCLDCKKNFCMTCSSQEGNGPRLCLLCLRFRATAFQREELMKMKVKDLRDYLSLHDISTEMCREKEELVFLVLGQQPVISEANRTHVPTLTQDFPEQQAFLTQLHASTVPPTSPGLPSSPAQATSVPLAPAQENQSIGSEDSFVPGRRASLSDLTHLEDIESLTVRQLKEILARNFVNYKGCCEKWELMERVTRLYKDQKGLQHLVSGDDNQNGGAVPSGLEENLCKICMDSPIDCVLLECGHMVTCTKCGKRMNECPICRQYVIRAVHVFRS
- the Rffl gene encoding E3 ubiquitin-protein ligase rififylin isoform X4; this encodes MWASCCNWFCLDGQPEEAPPPQGARAQAYSNPGYSSFPSPMGSEPSCKSCGVHFASTTRKQTCLDCKKNFCMTCSSQEGNGPRLCLLCLRFRATAFQREELMKMKVKDLRDYLSLHDISTEMCREKEELVFLVLGQQPVISEANRTHVPTLTQDFPEQQAFLTQLHASTVPPTSPGLPSSPAQATSVPLAPAQENQSIGSEDSFVPGRRASLSDLTHLEDIESLTVRQLKEILARNFVNYKGCCEKWELMERVTRLYKDQKGLQHLVSGDDNQNGGAVPSGLEENLCKICMDSPIDCVLLECGHMVTCTKCGKRMNECPICRQYVIRAVHVFRS
- the Rffl gene encoding E3 ubiquitin-protein ligase rififylin isoform X2; protein product: MWASCCNWFCLDGQPEEAPPPQGARAQAYSNPGYSSFPSPMGSEPSCKSCGVHFASTTRKQTCLDCKKNFCMTCSSQEGNGPRLCLLCLRFRATAFQREELMKMKVKDLRDYLSLHDISTEMCREKEELVFLVLGQQPVISEANRTHVPTLTQDFPEQQAFLTQLHASTVPPTSPGLPSSPAQATSVPLAPAQENQATGHVSQDHEEPVFLESTARVPTEDETQSIGSEDSFVPGRRASLSDLTHLEDIESLTVRQLKEILARNFVNYKGCCEKWELMERVTRLYKDQKGLQHLVSGDDNQNGGAVPSGLEENLCKICMDSPIDCVLLECGHMVTCTKCGKRMNECPICRQYVIRAVHVFRS